AAGCCACAATCATTTTCccaaaatttctttataaattaaaatattttccttcttattttgaagagaaaaaaaaactcaacaattctccactatttttcaaaatatataggtCAAGGTATGTACGAAAAATATGTGCATAGGAGAGTGTATCTTATGGACTTAAACTTCCACTTAGTGTAAACAAACAAAGTTGAATCAGAATCCTTAGTGACAATGGTCTTGAACTAAGTATTCTAGATGATATAATCGAACATGTCACACACATATATTTTAATTGTCATGTATTCTAAAATTATAGCACATTAATGGTCTAGTGCTCTATCTTGAATTCACGAGTTCATAAGAGTAGTTAAAACTCTCAAACACCAGGAAGCGGCCCCACTTCCAATACTCACATAGGTGAGTCCTTATAAATGCTCAAATCATTATAATTCAATTTATCTCTCTAAAAGTGTAAGTGATGTATTAAGAGATATTGTAActaatgattcaaatattttatcatggacgtaatgcatggTGGGTAGAGACTCTTTTAGTCGACACGTAATTACATGaatttttgggtagtggtgcacaaatcaatatAAATAATTTGCAATGTGTATTACATCACTTGCGAGATTAGATGTCACAGATAGTCGCTCcctgaacaaatcgtgtcacgtaatttattggactcatgtgttgtgccacttcgaggtgttcacgtaaatctacAGTAACGTTGACCATGCCAgcgaatatccatagttatgggataTGGGTCGAGTTGAATTTTCTacaaattatattccacattgtgataatcTATATTGCAGTGGGCCTGATAGAGCTTTATGTTTGGGCTGTATTCCCCGCTAATGCTCTATGGACCCACCATAGTACTTGCATTTTATCTACGCCTTCTCTCTATTTCTCCttagtcattttagggcatgagctgaaaaagatgacgcagatctaaatctcaagtggacccaccacaagaaAGCAATGCTGATTGGAAAataaatgggcggcgtggataaaacatatacattatggtgggacccacggagcaccgtccagtagccagTAGGTAATCCGCCTAGTTTAGGTCTGGCGTCCGCATGCGAGGCTCCATTGAAGACTCGACTGTCGATGTCGCGGGACTCTGCAAAATTCCCACCGCTAAGAAGCTAAAACCCTGCTTCTACGTTCGACTCAGGAAATCAGGATCGGGATTCCTCAATCAGACATGAGCGGGTGGAGGAAGAGACAGAAACCCTATCTCTCACAGCAGAATCCCCTCCCAAAGCGCTTAAGGCGTGATGAGATTGCTGCCCCGGAAGAGCgagggagagagggaaaggaGGAGAAGCCCTCCAAGCAATCCTCTGTGGTGATCGTCAGTGGCCTCGCCCCTGGCTGCAGCGTCCTCGAGCTCAAATCTCGCTTCGAGATGTTCGGCGCAGTCTCTCGTCTCCGCATCGACAACAGCCTCGGCTTCGCCTACGTTACCTTCCGCTCCAAGGACTCCGCTCAAGACGCCATCTCCGCTGCCCTTGATCCTTCCT
This region of Magnolia sinica isolate HGM2019 chromosome 1, MsV1, whole genome shotgun sequence genomic DNA includes:
- the LOC131252630 gene encoding uncharacterized protein At1g27050, giving the protein MSGWRKRQKPYLSQQNPLPKRLRRDEIAAPEERGREGKEEKPSKQSSVVIVSGLAPGCSVLELKSRFEMFGAVSRLRIDNSLGFAYVTFRSKDSAQDAISAALDPSSGIIIQSEKVQVSWANDPLPQWKAGVRASSGQDRRPSSKLLRPEIPLSRHGRDNRKLSAGKTTSPNTNGPDLPFKGREIIAYDDLLPLLPVVLRGSSVVTTEL